The genomic region TTCACAGTCTTGCCTTCAACAACCATACTTGGTAAACCGTGAATTCAAACCCATTAATAGTCTTACCTTTAGCAAGGATGTTATTATGTGTTGTTGCATTAACATTGATGTCAAATAGATAGTTCAGATTCCCTTTATTTGAACATTGTTGTTTTCTGATAAAATCTTTCATAAGTGGGTACTTACTTGGTCTTGATGGATGGTGAGAATTGATTTCCTAATTAATCCCAAAATAAAATAACATAAATACCAATTTTACTTTTTTGGAAAGGTTATTCATTTCTATAACAAGTTGATTTTTCTTTAGTATATGTTTTGTACTGATGCTTAAGGTGTTACATCTCATTAAACAATGAACTATACTCACAGGGCACACGCTCCTCAAGCCTGAAGTGATATGTGAGCCAGAAATTACCATAACTGCGAGGTCGGAGGATGATGATTTCATGATCCTTGCAAGCGATGGATTGTGGGATGTGATGTCAAACACGGTGGCCTGCAGCGAAACCTGGAAATGCTTAGAAGATAAGAGCACCAATGTTGGCACAATGGTAGGCCGCGAAGAAGAGGTTCGGTGTATATGCGCTGCATTCCACCTCACGGATCTCGCCTTCCGTATGCATAGCCGAGATGACATCTGTGTGGTTGTGATTGTTCTAAAGATGAGGGGTTAGCTACAAAGATCAGATCACCATCTCTACAAGTTACAAATTTGACCTGATAGGAATTCAGATCTATGCAATCATGGCAAAGCTGTGTTGATTGGGATCTTAGCTCTCTAGCTAGTCGGTTGGTTTTATTCAATAAAAAGAGTCTGCAGAATAACTGGTAATATGGATGGATAAATAATTGCCATGGATTGAAAATAGAGTGTGATTGTGTGGAATACAAAGATATGTGTAAATCAATGCAAGGATGATTGGATATGCAGTTGAATTTTATGTTTCCTGCATACTGTCCCTGTTGTTTTTCTTAAGCTAGCATTTGATTTGCACTTTGAATTGTTATTAGGGCAAGGCAAGTGTTGGGTGCCATTGCTCCCACAATTTAGTGTTTGCATCTGGTTGAGACTTGAGGGGTGCACTGTAGGATGATGCGAAGCTAGTCCTTGTCCTCGTCATCGGAGACAAGGTCAACCGCCTCTCGACATCCGCTGGAGGGGCCTACCTCACCATCAGTGTGGGTTGCCAGCTGCGCCTCCTCCCCGTCGTCATACATAAAGTAGCCCTGCTCATCGAGCTCGTCAAAAAGCTGGTTGACCTCCGCGGTTACTCTAGCATCCATCTCAGTGTCCTCGTTCTTCATCTGCTCCTTCTCCTTATTGGCCCAAAAATCACGCTCCGCTACAACAAGGTGTGGATTGGCCTCAGCATACCTAGCCATGTACTGCTTATTCATCTTGGTCAGGCGGCGTTCCTTCACCTCCTTGCGAGAATAAATCCGGTAAGGAGGGGCAAGGACGCATGTTTGGCATCCTCGGGGAAGTCTAGGTCAGCCAGTTTCCGCCCATACATGGAAGCCACCGCATAGTATGCatgaacggcgagctcgggggtaTCAAACGTGCCAAGCAACGGCCAATCACCATCACAGATGATCTCCCAGAGTCAAACACCACACAACCCAGTcgcaggagggcggcgcggggccaTCCTCCTGCACGAGTGTCATGTGAGAAGGGTCTCTGTATCAAACTTAATTTTGCAAAGTTGTAAACTAAATGAAGAATACACAACAACTCTTCATGTGGGTTAACTTTCAGTCATTTGATGCTCCCTTCAACAACTCTCACCTGTCAAGTGGTGGCATATATGTATGGTGGGGCACTCCTTGCATGTTTATTTTCACAGTCGGTAAGGGTCGTTACTCCCATCCCTTCTTGCTTTACCAAGGTCTCACAGAAAGAGATGAGAAGCAAAGACCACCTATGAGAATAGCAGGTATCTTTCCTCTCATAACATCTCTCATCTCTCAATGTTATTTCGACCGTCAGTGATGGTCGGTCCTTTCGTTCTCCCCTACTTTGCCGAGGTCTCATAGGAGGACGACGAGAAGGAAAGACCACCTAAGAACATCTGGTATCCTTTCTCCAAGAGCATCTCATCTCTCACTCTCATCTCTTTCAAAAGGAAGCATCATTGGAATGAAAGTGAACACACTACATACCTAATAGCGACGCATACCCAAAACAAGTACAAGTTAGACGCATTTACTAAGTACAACCATTTAAACTACATAATCTAGAAAGTTACCTAAGGAAATATCTAAGAGAGCAAGCAAATTGCAACGTGTCGATAGACCTTATCCTGCTACCCGATTCAGACCATGTGTAATCAACTTACTAAAAACAGCAACAACACAACATCAACAAAGCAACAACAGCGGAAGAAGCAATAAGCAGGGTCATTGATCTGGAGAAGCTTAttgagcagtagcagtagcagaaAGCAACAAACAGCAGCAGAAGCTACCTCTAGCTAGTGGCAGTAGCAGTAGCAATTAACAGCAACATACCTAGCAGCAGCACCATACCACCACCACTAGCAACAGCAAGCGGAAGCAGATTAGGCGGAGCTCACCAGTCGATGCAGAGCAGAACAGTGCAGCAGTAGAGGAGCCTAGTGACGAGCAACACCCACAAGGCTGGCCGC from Triticum aestivum cultivar Chinese Spring chromosome 4A, IWGSC CS RefSeq v2.1, whole genome shotgun sequence harbors:
- the LOC123084386 gene encoding probable protein phosphatase 2C 37, producing MQLDRPEEMARVTAAGGVVFNYGGVLRVQGILAKTRALGHTLLKPEVICEPEITITARSEDDDFMILASDGLWDVMSNTVACSETWKCLEDKSTNVGTMVGREEEVRCICAAFHLTDLAFRMHSRDDICVVVIVLKMRG